A window of Aricia agestis chromosome 10, ilAriAges1.1, whole genome shotgun sequence genomic DNA:
AATCAAAAATggaggaggaggaggacgaGCGGAAGCCACGGCGCCCGAACCTGGCCGCCTTCAGCAGCCTCAACGCCAAGGCCGTCCACTCCTCGCTGGAGGAGAGCTGCGTCCGGACGCAGGCCTCCTCGGAGTCCACCGACGTCAACACGTGCTCCAGCGTGTCGGCCGCGCAGTACAGCGACCGCAGCTTCGTGTCCAAGGCGAGCACGTTCTCCCGCAGCGGCACCTCCAGCTCCAGCCAGGAGGAGGGCGAGGTGGCGCAGACGACGGTGTCCACCAACCGGTACCTGTCGGCCACGCGCGTCGAGTCGGCGCGCTCCATGGAGTGTCTCCGGCCGAAGGACACGTCGCCCGCGCGGCCGGCCAGCTCGTGCACGTCGGTGCGCGTCCACCGTAGCTCGTTCCTGACGGCCAGCGAGCGCGACGTGCGCGAGTCGCGCGGGCCGCCAGCGCGCCGCGCGCTGTCGGGCGAGGACATGGGCAATGCGGAGAAGCGGCGCGGCCTGTTCGCCGGCTCCGAGCGGCGCGCGCTGCAGCAGCTCAGCCTGCCGCCGCCCGAGCGCCGCCTCACCATCCTCAGCCCGCACAGCCCACTGGCCACCGCCGAGCTGCAGTGGCCGTCCCCGCCTGGCATTCGGGGCCGCCGGAAGAAGGGGATGGTCCTCCCGAAGCTCATCCTCCCGCGGAGCGACTCGGACGGTTCGGAAGTATTTTTCGAAAggtgcattttttaaattatattatatcgttAAGATtgtaattaagttttatttttcgtttaaaGTTTATACTACACGAGATcgcttttaattttaacaatgtttacCTTCCGACTGAAAATAAACGAGCCCGCATGAAGCCGCGGCCGACGCGAGCGACGCACGAGCTACACCCGAGCGAAGATAAACAAGAGACGTCGTCGCTGCTGTAAAAATTCTCTATTTGTTTCTGACAAACTTTTCGTTTGCGATAGCAAAGCAGATTTATCACATAAAAATTTAGTAAATTCTCGCAACTTTGAAATACTTCCTGGGCATATCAGCATATTTACGAGGCTATGCACCAACATCAGCCCCGTGCCAAAACTTCATCACCATTAAACACACAAAGTGATTTAAACATGGCAATTAAGCATAACGCCACCAAGTATGGTGTTGTCCTACATTCTAAATGCGGCATCCATTTCAAGACACAATTTCGCTAACGGGTCCCTCTTCAGTGTGTTCACTTAACGCGAGAATAGCTGTCATTTGAAGAAAACTCGCACGTATGAAATGAATGCCAGGAGCAACGTGTCTGCCATCAGAGAACggtatactttatattatgctcGTACGAAAAACtactattaaataataacataattctCAGGAGAAGGCGAAAAGCTCTCCGTACTGTCGTGGTAGTACATGGTCTTAGCACGACCTGAGATGATAGACAGACCACAGCGtatctacattataataatatgcaatatgaATCTAcattttgcatattattatattaatattggtATTTCTATTGCTCATTTTATTAGCTATTGTACTTTATGCACATATAGCAAGTGGAGGTAATATTTTGATTGATTAAATACctagttttataatttgttagcaaactaataattaaatattatttcttttaaattcctAGAAAGAtaagaaatactaaaaatttagACAAAATCGCAATCCAACGTAATTTGATTAGGTTATTTCAAGACCTCACCCTATCATGCTGTCATAGAATGAATTTCTTTAAGAGCTTCTTTAAGAGTACTTGTAATCTCTTTGAAAAATCAATAAGTACCTATTTCTGTAATCTTCATCCTAGCATTATAAACCCCAATACGTTAACTTCAAAACCTATTTCTGAACTCGACTTCGGCACAAAAACCTTCGGGAGCTGAAATTGATATGAGGATCTATTTCGCGCATGAGTGATAAATTTTCATAAGTAGgacattacaatattatcaattatgtaTTAACTATCTTATCTACCTGTCGAGCTTACAACATATTGATAAGATATTTAAATCATAGTAAACATCCCGCTAGCTTCCGATAGTTTTCTAAAAGTTTTTTGTGgaggattttatttgaaagtggtagctgacagagatagaaaggatttaatattttgatttgatagtCCTAAAGTTATGGTCCTAtagttctatttgtaggacaatgttactcctAAATTCTATCTATTAACgatacaaaaaaatatctaatcaaccaaaatataaaatcaaaatattacatcctttttatttctgttagctaccactttaaAGAtatttcgcagataaaaatgttgttcgtcttatcaaaatgaagctactcacgaaaaattagcttgatagtaatcgaAAAAAATTATTCTAGAGAACCCTGACTATATTGCTTTAGTGTTGACAAATTAATAAATCAGATAAGGATAGCGCAAATATTGATGTAATGCCAAAATTGCGCTATGATTCACTGTTGAATGTTGATTCACCATCGTATCTTGGCTGCTGTAGCCGTTTTTTCAGAAATTGCGCCAAAGTAATCAATATCAGTCGTGTGTATTGTTCGCAGTGGTCACTCATTCGGAACGTAGATTGTTGACTAAACAGTCATTAATCAGTCTAGTACAGCTTTCTCAGTTTCAACAATGTCATTGAACTAGTTGTACTATTTGTATTTGGAATTTTCCTACACGCATTTGGAGCCTGATCCACAAAGCGTTATTCGAATTGGATACGAATTTTCAGCGCGCGACAGCCAATGAATTCGCATCTAAGCGTTCACTAGCCAATAACAGCGCGGTAAGTTTCCGAATCTAAGACGAAAGGAAATTGTGAATCACCCTGCTTAAATTCTATGTTTCAAAAGAAACTGGGAAATTCTAAgctctatttttttttggtttctcATGAAATGTGCTGAGTCCCGGGAGGCAGAAATTCAAAGCATAAAACCTTCGCTTTCAGACTAAAacgttataaataggtaattacACAAGATTTTGCTTAGTCACAAGTCTAGTTGAAGAAAAAGGTGAAATATCGGTAAGTATATAAAGActtgttttttaaaaaaaaatctatgaacgagcttataataaataatatatattgtcaatgaagattattatttaaatttcttaacAGATATTTTTTTCAAGTACAAGTAAAATGCTTttcatttgtttaaaaaaaactacctaCTCTGAAAAAGAAGATATCATCATAatatacgtcataatattaatacgcgaacgaaaaactttgtaaccctttttacgaaaaatggggatacgtaggtgcatgaaattttgcacagttatagtttatatggtgaagaagtgcatcgaactaatattattttgaaattatgcttttatcataaaaatttttaacaaataaaacattacacacactacaacacacctacatgagaaatgacagatttttgagtgacaagcctatacatacgaattacactcttttatttatggttgaagtctgttgacaacaggttgacaaattgaaaatggattatagttttttttattgaaagatactattagacaatgcttacatggccagtctgagatcagcttagtcccagagacaagagttgaaaaaaaaaaatgataaagtcaacattttttacaaaatataggttcCTAAATGtgttgttgaaactaaggtcgaatttcgaccattgggcgatctctagtcctcTTAATTATGTCTACCATTTGACATGCACTTCACATACCTATTTTAACACACACACTATgtgtacacacacacacacacacacacacacacacacacctggATGCTCCTGTAGCACGCTGGTTACAAAATGCAACGAAACAAATACTTGGAACCTTAATTAAGAGGGTTAAATACGGTAAGGTTGATATTTCAGTTCACTTGTTATTAAGGCACTGGCGTCATGCCTTGTATGGCTAGAAGTTAGTTCGCTACTAGTTCACTAATTTGAATAGTTGTATGTTGCGAGACCTGGATTCATAATAACGTGCAGAAACTTCAGTATAaagacttcttgactgtatttcAAAAGTATGTGAGCTAAcgaaatatctcataaaaagtTATTTAGCAGTTTTGTATCAAAGAAGTATTATTACCAAATATTTCCACCTTTTGAGA
This region includes:
- the LOC121730981 gene encoding uncharacterized protein LOC121730981; translated protein: MEEEEDERKPRRPNLAAFSSLNAKAVHSSLEESCVRTQASSESTDVNTCSSVSAAQYSDRSFVSKASTFSRSGTSSSSQEEGEVAQTTVSTNRYLSATRVESARSMECLRPKDTSPARPASSCTSVRVHRSSFLTASERDVRESRGPPARRALSGEDMGNAEKRRGLFAGSERRALQQLSLPPPERRLTILSPHSPLATAELQWPSPPGIRGRRKKGMVLPKLILPRSDSDGSEVFFERCIF